In Pseudomonas sp. PDNC002, the DNA window GGTAGCTGAGCACGCGGCGCAGCGGCGAGCTTTCGAAGTCCGGCGCGCGCGGCTCATCGGTGGTCTTCACGCAATCGATGGCCTGTTCCACGGCGGCCAGGGCGCGCTCGCGGTTGGCCTCGCAGGGTTTGACGAACAGACGGATCAGCGCGCGGCCCATGGCGCGGATCGACTGCCGCCAGGGCGTCGATTCGGCATAGCAGGGCTCGCTCGGCAGGCTCTCCTGCTCGACGCGCAGCTCGATGATCGAATGGCCGATCTCCAGCACCACGAAGGTCCAGCGCAGCAGGCGGCGCTGCATCTGCGGGCTACGCGCGGCCACGCCGTAGGCCTGGTTGAGCAGGTCGCGGGTACCGCTCTCGAAGGACGAGACGAGGCCGTCGAGCTTGCCGCTGATGGCTTCCACCACGCGCAGGCGCAGGTCCTTCTCCAGGCGACGCCACAGCCAGGCGCTGGTGGGCGGCATGATCACTGCGGCGACTACCGCGGCAAGGCTCTGCGACAGCACCAGGGCGATGTACTCGTTGAGCATGCGGCCCGGATCGTAGACGGTGAGGTTCGCCGGGATCGCGCCGAAGCTGAAGAACACCAGCAGGCCCAGGCCGTAGCCGGCGTACTTGGGCTTGATCGAGAAGAACGCGCCCACCGCGAACACCGGCGCCAGGGCGAAGGCCAGCAGGGCGAAGCCGTCCAGGTGCGGGAACACGAAGAAGGTTTCCGAGAAGCCGAGGATCGCCGCGAAGAAGGTACCCACGGCCATCTGCATGGCCATTTTCGCCGGGTCCGGCGCGGCCGAGACCAGCGCGGCGACGGCGGCGGCGTTGAGTACGAAGGTGCTGCCGCTGGGCCAGGCGGTCTCGATCCAGAACAGGCCGAACACCAGCACCATCAGCGCGGTGCGCCCGCCGGCCACCAGCGAGGCGACCAGGTTGGCCTTGGGCGAGAAGCCGTGCTTCCAGTTCTCCCGCTCGTGCTTGTGCGCGGCCAGGGAAGCGTGGGTCAGGGCGTAGTTGTAGAGGTCGTCGGCCAGGCGGTAGAGCAACTCGCCGGCGGTGTTGTAGTCCAGCAGCGCGGCAGGATGATCCTGCTCGTCCAGCAGCTGCGCGCGGCCGGAGCGGATGCACTGCATCATCCGCGTGCGGTGGCTTTCCAGCTGTGTGGCAAGGCGCTCGGCGTCGCGGTCGGTAACCGACTGGCCGCGCCACGGGGCAAGTACCTTGGCCAGTTCATCCAGGCACGGCTGCAACGCACGCAACACGGCATCGGCTTCCTGCACGCGCAGGCGCGAGAGCAATTGGTGCAGCGCGTGGTAGCGGGTGGTGAGGACCATGAACTCGTTGTTCAGGCGCGACAGGCGGCCCGAACGCAGACGCATGTGCGGGTCTTCGAAACGGGTGACGCTGCGCAGCGCTTCCAGGCCCACGGCCTGGGAAGCGAAGGCCACGTTGGACGCCTCGAACTTGCCGCGATCGCCGCCACCGAGGTTGTCCAGCACGAAGCCGGCAAAGGCGCCGAAACGCTGGTACAGCGCGCTGCGCATGGCGGTGCTGGAGGTCTGCGGGAACAGCGTGGCACTGATCACCATGGAGCAGAGGATGCCCAGGCTGATTTCCAGCACCCGCCAGATGGCCGACATGAACGCGGCCTCCGGATGCAGGGTGGCGGGCAGGCCGATCAGCGTGGCGGTGTAGCCGGCGAGGACGCAGGCGTAGGAGCGGAAGTCGCGGTAGCGCGCGGCGCCGACGGTGCACAGGCCGATCCACAGTGCGGAGACCAGCAGGAACAGCTCGCGCTGCTGGGCGAAGATCGCGATCAGCGCGACCATCACGGTCAGCCCGACCACGCTGCCGAGAATCCGGTAGAAGCTCTTGGCGAACACCTGTCCGCTTTGCGGCTGCATGACGATGAACACGGTGATGGTCGCCGTGCTCGGCTGCGGCAGTTCCAGGCGCATCGCCAGCCACAGGGTCAGCAGCGAGGCGAGCAGCACCTTGGCGATGTACACCCAGGTGACGCCGTCGCTGCGGCCCCACTCCAGCAGCGCGCGGCGCAGGGCGTCGAGCGGCGCTGGATGAGCGCTGTAGTCGTTCGCCGCCATCTCAGCGCTCGCTGACCGCGCGGACGTCGACGGTCTCGGGGACCATCTTCTGTTCTCTCGGGCCTTCCTGCTTGTCCATCAGGCCACCACCGAGGGCGACGACCAGGCCGGCATGGGTGGCCAGGCGCGCGGCGCGCACCTGCTGCTCCACCAGTTGCTGCTGGAACAGGCGGGTCTGCGCATTGAGCACGTTGAGGTAATCGGTCAGGCCGCCACGGTAGGCCTTGGTGGCGATGTCGTAGGTGCGCTGGGCCGAGGCCACGGACTTCTCGGCAAAGCCCTGTTGCAGCTCCATGGAGTGCATGCGGATCAGGTGATCGGAGATGCCCTTGAGCGCATTGATCAGCGTCTGGTTGTACTGCGCCACGGCAGCGTCGTAGCCGGCGGATTCCTGGCTCAGCTGCGAGCGGCGGCGACCGCCGTCGAAGATCGGCAGGGAGATGGCCGGGCCGACGCCGTAGGTGAATTTCTCGGCATTGAGGAATTCCAGCATGCCGCCGCCGACCGCGCTGTAGCCGATGCTCGCGACCAGGTCGACGTTGGGATAGAACTCGGCGCGCGCGACGTCCACGCCCTTGGCCTGCGCTGCGACTTTCCAGCGGCTGGCGACCACGTCCGGGCGATGGCCGAGCAGTTCCATCGGCAGCTTACTGGGCAGGCCGGGGCCTTCGGCGAGCTTGAGGCTCGGGCGCTTGATCGAGGCGCCGGCGCCGGGGCCTTTGCCGGCCAGGGCGGCAATTTGGTTACGGGTCAGCTGGATTTCCTCGTCGACCGCTTCGATCTTGCGCTCGGTTTCCGGCAGCGGGACTTCCGCCTGGCTGACTTCGAAATGCGTGCCGATGCCGCCATCGAGGCGGCGCTGGGCCAGGGCGAGGATGCCCTGCTGCTGTTGCAGCATGGCCTTGCCGATGTCCAGCTCGGCGTATTGCAGCGACAGCTGGATGTAGGCGCGGACGATGTTGCTCTCCAGCTCCAGCTGGGCCACGCGGGCCTCGGCGGCGGTCATCTTGGCGATATCGACGTAGCGCTCGGTGTTGCTGCGCTCGCGGCCCCAGAGATCGAGCGAATAGCTCAGGCCCAGGGCGGCGTTGTTGTTCCAGGTGGTGGTGTCGGCCAGTTCGCCCGGACCGTAGAAATAGTCGGTCGGCCAGCGGTGGCGGGTCAGCGAGGCGTCGCCGCTGATCTGCGGCGACTCGGCGGACTCGGCTACGCCGGCCATGGCCATGGCCATGCGCACCCGCGCCTCGGCCTGGGCCAGGGTCGGGCTGCCGTCCAGCGCGGTCTGCACCCAGCTATTCAACTGCGGATCACCATAGGCGCGCCACCACTGCTCGGCGGGCCAGCCAGCTTCCTGGTTGGCGTGCGCGATGGCGGCGTCGGTGGCCAGCTCGGTGTCGCCCATGCGCTGTTCCTGCGGGGCGATGCCGTTGGTGCTGATACATCCGGCGATTGTTGAAAAAATGACAAAGGAGCCGACGAACGTCAGTCCTTTCACGAGGTGACGCGACACGGTGGAGGTCCTGGAAGTGGTCTAGCTTTTCAGCGTGGGGCTTTTAAGCGTGGAGAGCCGGCAAAGCCAGTTGCGGCGATTGAATTCTAGGGACGGGAAAGGGAACGGATAAGCCGGCTGTTTTGTGATTGTTTATTACCGATAATGAAACAATGTGTGTCGTCATCCATGTGACAATAGACCGCTCCCGCTCTGCTCCGGGCATTGCCACCCATCAAGGACATGCCGCCGGCGACCACGTATCGCTTCATTGGCGTCGCCGCTCGGGGCAGATGCCCCACTGACGAGGCCTCAATGGACACACTGCAGACCATGCGTGCGTTCGCCTGTGTCGCGGAAACCGGCAGTTTCACCGCCGCCGCGCAACAGCTGAACACCACCACCGCCTACGTATCCCGGGCGGTCGCCAACCTGGAATCGCACCTGCGGACCCGCCTGCTCAACCGCACCACCCGGCGCATCGCACTGACCGAAGCCGGCCAGCGCTACCTGCTGCGCTGCGAACAGATCCTCGCCTATGTCGAAGAGGCCGAAGCCGAGGCCAGCGACGCCCATGCCCGCCCCGCCGGCCGCCTGCGCGTGCACTCGATGACCGGCATCGGCCAGCACTACGTGATCCGCGCCATCGCCAACTATCGCCAGTTGCACCCGGACGTGACCTTCGAGCTGACCATGGCCAACCGCGTGCCCGATCTGCTCGACGAAGGCTTCGACGTGGCCATCGTGGTCGCCTCGGAGTTGCCCGATTCGGGCCTGGTGTCCCAGCGCATCGGCGAGACCTACAGCATCCTCTGCGCCTCGCCCGATTACCTGGCCCGGCGCGGCACACCGAAAACCCCCACCGAACTGATGGAGCACGACTGCCTGCGCCTGATCAGCCCGGTGCTGCCGCTGGACAAGTGGCTGTTCGACGGCCCCAACGGCCAGGAGATGATCACCCTCGGCCCTTCGCCGTTCCAGGTAAACGTCGGCGACGCCATGACCGAAGCCATCGGCTCGGGCATGGGTATCAGCGCCCTGCCCGTCTACTCGGCCATCGATGGCCTGCGCGACGGCTCGCTGGTGCGCGTGCTGCCGCACTACAAGCTGCAGATTCTCAATGTCTATGCCCTGTACCCCTCGCGGCAGTACCTGGATGCGAAGATCAAGACGTGGGTCGCGTACCTGCGCGAAAACCTCCCCGGCGTGCTCCAGGCCGATGGCGCCGGCCTGGCCGATATGGGACGCTGATCGCCCTTTTTCGCCGTGTTTCGCGGGC includes these proteins:
- a CDS encoding FUSC family protein, whose translation is MAANDYSAHPAPLDALRRALLEWGRSDGVTWVYIAKVLLASLLTLWLAMRLELPQPSTATITVFIVMQPQSGQVFAKSFYRILGSVVGLTVMVALIAIFAQQRELFLLVSALWIGLCTVGAARYRDFRSYACVLAGYTATLIGLPATLHPEAAFMSAIWRVLEISLGILCSMVISATLFPQTSSTAMRSALYQRFGAFAGFVLDNLGGGDRGKFEASNVAFASQAVGLEALRSVTRFEDPHMRLRSGRLSRLNNEFMVLTTRYHALHQLLSRLRVQEADAVLRALQPCLDELAKVLAPWRGQSVTDRDAERLATQLESHRTRMMQCIRSGRAQLLDEQDHPAALLDYNTAGELLYRLADDLYNYALTHASLAAHKHERENWKHGFSPKANLVASLVAGGRTALMVLVFGLFWIETAWPSGSTFVLNAAAVAALVSAAPDPAKMAMQMAVGTFFAAILGFSETFFVFPHLDGFALLAFALAPVFAVGAFFSIKPKYAGYGLGLLVFFSFGAIPANLTVYDPGRMLNEYIALVLSQSLAAVVAAVIMPPTSAWLWRRLEKDLRLRVVEAISGKLDGLVSSFESGTRDLLNQAYGVAARSPQMQRRLLRWTFVVLEIGHSIIELRVEQESLPSEPCYAESTPWRQSIRAMGRALIRLFVKPCEANRERALAAVEQAIDCVKTTDEPRAPDFESSPLRRVLSYLHFIRSSLLDPQSPLRDGETSSGRTTHVA
- a CDS encoding efflux transporter outer membrane subunit, whose translation is MKGLTFVGSFVIFSTIAGCISTNGIAPQEQRMGDTELATDAAIAHANQEAGWPAEQWWRAYGDPQLNSWVQTALDGSPTLAQAEARVRMAMAMAGVAESAESPQISGDASLTRHRWPTDYFYGPGELADTTTWNNNAALGLSYSLDLWGRERSNTERYVDIAKMTAAEARVAQLELESNIVRAYIQLSLQYAELDIGKAMLQQQQGILALAQRRLDGGIGTHFEVSQAEVPLPETERKIEAVDEEIQLTRNQIAALAGKGPGAGASIKRPSLKLAEGPGLPSKLPMELLGHRPDVVASRWKVAAQAKGVDVARAEFYPNVDLVASIGYSAVGGGMLEFLNAEKFTYGVGPAISLPIFDGGRRRSQLSQESAGYDAAVAQYNQTLINALKGISDHLIRMHSMELQQGFAEKSVASAQRTYDIATKAYRGGLTDYLNVLNAQTRLFQQQLVEQQVRAARLATHAGLVVALGGGLMDKQEGPREQKMVPETVDVRAVSER
- a CDS encoding LysR family transcriptional regulator; the encoded protein is MDTLQTMRAFACVAETGSFTAAAQQLNTTTAYVSRAVANLESHLRTRLLNRTTRRIALTEAGQRYLLRCEQILAYVEEAEAEASDAHARPAGRLRVHSMTGIGQHYVIRAIANYRQLHPDVTFELTMANRVPDLLDEGFDVAIVVASELPDSGLVSQRIGETYSILCASPDYLARRGTPKTPTELMEHDCLRLISPVLPLDKWLFDGPNGQEMITLGPSPFQVNVGDAMTEAIGSGMGISALPVYSAIDGLRDGSLVRVLPHYKLQILNVYALYPSRQYLDAKIKTWVAYLRENLPGVLQADGAGLADMGR